A genomic stretch from Chroogloeocystis siderophila 5.2 s.c.1 includes:
- a CDS encoding glycosyltransferase family 4 protein: MHLLHKNQAETVDSQNRKKIKVLIVSPCQGIYGGMEAFVLTLAQSLSQNLALEVRLCFKRVKGFALQDNLQVMCQKSQVPFSFVDKGSIALIQQIAWADIVHGQNTSPDVILLARLLGKRVVLTIHNYWCKRGWGIYSAIWKVVANFAHLRLYNSNFVWQTWEPHVKSHKSSRVPTVSQLPEGRLAINQRNGFVFLARWIQNKGIEVLVKAYAQANLDRRKWSLKLMGDGPLRADIENYIKQQKIDGIEILGFVNDEKKAEVIRSSRWIVIPPHTKEDFGLTALEARNVGVPCIITRDGGLPEAAGRYSLSCEPNNVEQLAHLLEVAANMSEEEYKTLANASYQELKMYLKPISFYVEKYESLLA, encoded by the coding sequence ATGCATTTACTTCATAAAAATCAAGCGGAAACTGTAGATTCCCAGAATAGAAAAAAGATAAAAGTTTTGATAGTGAGTCCATGCCAAGGTATTTATGGAGGCATGGAAGCTTTTGTTCTTACTCTAGCTCAATCTCTTAGTCAAAATCTCGCTTTAGAAGTAAGACTTTGCTTTAAGCGCGTTAAAGGATTTGCACTACAGGATAATCTGCAAGTTATGTGCCAAAAAAGCCAAGTACCTTTCTCCTTTGTAGACAAGGGAAGTATAGCTTTAATTCAACAAATAGCTTGGGCAGATATTGTACACGGACAGAATACATCTCCAGATGTCATTTTATTGGCGCGACTTTTGGGTAAACGTGTAGTATTAACAATTCATAACTATTGGTGTAAACGAGGTTGGGGTATTTATTCTGCAATTTGGAAAGTTGTAGCCAATTTTGCCCATCTGCGGCTATATAACTCTAACTTTGTTTGGCAAACTTGGGAGCCACACGTCAAGTCACATAAAAGTAGTAGAGTCCCTACTGTTTCTCAGCTTCCCGAAGGGAGATTAGCAATTAACCAACGTAACGGATTTGTCTTTCTAGCGCGTTGGATTCAAAACAAAGGTATTGAAGTATTAGTCAAAGCATATGCTCAAGCCAACCTAGATCGACGGAAGTGGTCTTTAAAACTAATGGGAGATGGGCCACTACGCGCTGATATAGAAAATTACATAAAACAGCAGAAAATTGATGGAATAGAAATTTTAGGATTTGTCAATGATGAAAAAAAAGCAGAAGTCATTCGTTCTTCTCGCTGGATAGTTATACCACCCCATACAAAAGAAGATTTTGGATTGACAGCACTTGAAGCAAGAAATGTTGGTGTTCCTTGTATTATCACTCGTGACGGTGGTTTACCAGAAGCCGCAGGACGCTATTCCTTAAGTTGTGAACCTAATAATGTTGAGCAGCTAGCGCACCTCCTTGAAGTCGCAGCAAATATGTCAGAGGAGGAATATAAAACATTAGCAAACGCTTCGTATCAAGAATTAAAAATGTATCTAAAACCAATTTCATTTTATGTAGAAAAATATGAATCTCTTCTTGCCTAA
- a CDS encoding GumC family protein encodes MEVTELDLHKYWYILKRRWLPAVAAFGTVMGITYLHTLSRVPIYQAQGELLFRQDRSSSLIGLQSATQANPTTQNDTSLATEAKVIRSIPILQQALEQINEASQNTTLSLESLRQGLDIVAVEGTEILQVVYRGEEPEQAALIVNQLMNVYVSKNLLNNRAAAISAGNFITAQLPKVKANLQRADLAVRNFKEKNQLTNIEQSQTALAANIERVGSQIDAVEAQLVDLNSRTQSLQRQLGMNPQQAMTIATISQSSAIQGVLAELQTVQRQIADARSRYRDDHPILDSLQEREARFQQLLQTQTNQVLQGQTPNGNNQLQVGQIQQDLISDLIAAEIERQGLISQQATLTQQQKAYLQKATNLPRLEQQQRELERELSAAQSTYEALLRSLQEIKVIENRTVGNVQIIEYAQVPSGAINASNTSALAAGSLAGLMIAGGIVYLLELTDKKIKTAKEAREIFEYKLLGTIPLFHNESQTEREQWRVPVLAEPRSFITESYRMLLANLKFPPSLDRSSRVILVTSSIPKEGKSTTCANLAAVMALLNYKVLIIDADLRHPSQHQIWEIANHIGLMNTITKRVGVNKKAIQPVAKNIDVLTTGTSESDLGILIDSRSMSTLITQYAKQYDYLIIDTPPLSIAADASILSKVVDGVILVTRPGIADISSSRFAKEYLDQSGQNILGIVVNGIPLDNTLHSYYRHVENNTDAGSDFKPSDFIKIKDWRNTLRFFRRP; translated from the coding sequence ATGGAAGTAACAGAACTCGACCTTCATAAATACTGGTACATTCTCAAACGTCGTTGGCTTCCTGCTGTTGCTGCGTTTGGCACTGTTATGGGTATTACTTATCTGCATACGTTATCAAGGGTGCCTATTTATCAAGCACAAGGAGAGCTACTCTTTAGACAAGATCGAAGCTCATCATTGATTGGCTTGCAGTCGGCGACGCAAGCCAATCCAACAACTCAGAACGACACATCACTAGCAACCGAAGCAAAAGTCATCCGTTCTATACCAATCTTGCAACAAGCTTTAGAGCAGATCAACGAAGCTTCCCAAAACACAACCTTGAGCTTAGAAAGTTTGCGACAAGGCTTAGATATCGTTGCTGTTGAAGGAACGGAGATTCTGCAAGTTGTGTATCGAGGTGAAGAACCTGAGCAAGCGGCTTTGATTGTTAACCAATTAATGAACGTTTATGTGAGCAAAAATTTATTAAATAATCGTGCAGCTGCAATTTCAGCAGGTAACTTCATTACAGCACAGCTTCCGAAAGTCAAGGCAAATTTGCAACGTGCCGATTTAGCTGTACGCAACTTTAAGGAAAAAAACCAACTTACGAATATTGAGCAATCGCAAACAGCACTAGCAGCAAACATCGAACGTGTTGGATCGCAGATTGATGCTGTGGAAGCACAACTTGTCGATTTAAATTCACGCACGCAAAGTCTTCAGCGCCAACTGGGAATGAATCCCCAGCAAGCAATGACGATCGCAACAATTAGCCAGTCATCAGCAATCCAAGGAGTATTAGCCGAATTACAAACTGTCCAGCGCCAGATTGCAGATGCGCGATCGCGTTATCGAGACGATCATCCGATTCTTGATTCGCTACAAGAGCGAGAAGCACGATTTCAACAACTACTACAAACGCAAACTAATCAAGTTTTGCAAGGTCAAACGCCTAATGGTAACAATCAATTACAAGTAGGACAAATTCAGCAAGACCTGATTTCTGATTTAATCGCAGCCGAAATTGAGCGCCAAGGCTTAATTTCGCAACAAGCTACCTTAACTCAGCAACAAAAAGCTTATCTGCAAAAAGCGACTAATTTACCTCGGCTGGAACAGCAGCAACGTGAATTAGAACGCGAGTTATCTGCTGCGCAATCAACTTACGAAGCTCTCCTGAGAAGTTTACAAGAAATTAAAGTTATCGAAAACCGGACAGTTGGTAATGTCCAAATTATTGAATATGCTCAAGTTCCTTCAGGAGCTATCAATGCTAGTAACACATCAGCATTAGCCGCTGGAAGCTTAGCAGGACTGATGATTGCTGGAGGTATTGTCTATCTTTTAGAGCTTACCGATAAAAAGATTAAAACGGCTAAAGAAGCTCGTGAAATTTTTGAATATAAATTACTTGGCACAATTCCACTTTTCCATAATGAATCTCAGACAGAACGTGAACAATGGCGAGTTCCCGTACTAGCTGAACCGCGATCGTTTATCACTGAAAGCTATCGAATGCTGCTAGCTAATCTTAAATTCCCTCCTTCGTTGGATCGCTCGTCTAGAGTCATTTTAGTAACAAGTTCTATCCCCAAAGAGGGTAAATCTACTACTTGTGCGAATTTAGCAGCAGTGATGGCATTGCTTAATTATAAGGTGTTAATTATCGATGCTGATTTACGTCATCCGTCTCAGCACCAGATCTGGGAGATTGCTAATCACATCGGGTTGATGAATACGATCACCAAACGTGTTGGAGTTAATAAGAAGGCTATTCAGCCAGTTGCAAAAAATATAGACGTGCTCACAACAGGTACTTCTGAATCAGACTTAGGTATTTTAATTGATTCTCGAAGTATGTCTACCTTAATTACGCAATATGCAAAACAATATGATTATCTCATCATTGATACTCCACCTTTAAGCATTGCTGCTGATGCCTCTATTTTAAGTAAGGTTGTTGATGGTGTAATTTTAGTCACTCGACCAGGCATTGCAGACATCAGTAGTTCTAGGTTTGCTAAAGAATATCTTGACCAATCTGGACAAAATATTTTAGGTATTGTAGTTAATGGTATTCCTCTCGACAACACTCTTCATAGTTACTATAGGCATGTCGAAAACAATACTGATGCAGGATCAGATTTTAAGCCATCAGACTTTATAAAAATCAAAGATTGGAGAAATACCTTGAGATTCTTTAGAAGACCATAA
- a CDS encoding lipopolysaccharide biosynthesis protein, whose amino-acid sequence MLQFSPKAIYWCKTLSKFVSVQLIIQGLGFISGLLIVRTLDKQQYAYFTIANTMQGSMTVLSDSGITAGLSAIGGRVWQNRDQFSQLINTALQLRIYLSIISVVAVTPITLWLLISNGASILSAILIVIVIILGLNAQLTIGVLEIVPRLYSQINRIQTIELVPSVSRLVLLLCAYFTSLNALIAVFISSLSLLLKRSVLIKWVTQNIDSEAKTNQDYYHEILAVIKSLSPNTIFYCIQGQITVWLISFFGNTQNIAEVGALSRLAVIFSIINSVIAGIISPSFARCHSVTLLHRKYWQIVGISCFLGFCILVFIAIFPVQILWLLGEQYAHLQNELFLIALSTIFSHVVGVMWSLNCSKAWVSYSWFSIPSTLTTQIALLFLINLSTIEGVIMFGILSNIPSLALNIVLMYKGLASYKALDFE is encoded by the coding sequence ATGTTACAATTTTCTCCTAAAGCTATTTATTGGTGTAAAACCCTGAGTAAATTTGTTTCTGTACAATTAATCATTCAGGGGTTAGGTTTTATTAGTGGTCTTCTAATAGTTCGTACTCTAGATAAGCAGCAGTACGCCTACTTTACGATTGCTAACACCATGCAAGGGTCTATGACTGTGTTATCGGATAGCGGTATTACTGCTGGTCTTTCAGCTATTGGTGGTAGAGTTTGGCAAAATCGGGATCAGTTCAGTCAGTTGATCAATACTGCGCTGCAACTGAGAATATACTTATCTATTATCTCTGTTGTTGCTGTTACACCCATAACACTTTGGTTATTAATTAGTAATGGCGCATCAATTTTATCTGCAATTCTAATAGTAATCGTAATTATTCTAGGGTTAAATGCTCAGTTAACAATAGGAGTATTAGAAATTGTCCCCAGGCTTTACTCCCAAATCAATCGAATTCAAACTATAGAATTAGTACCTTCTGTTTCTCGCCTTGTCCTGTTACTCTGCGCTTATTTTACATCTTTAAATGCCCTAATAGCTGTTTTCATCTCATCACTTTCACTGCTGCTCAAACGTTCTGTTCTTATTAAATGGGTTACTCAAAATATAGATAGCGAAGCAAAAACTAATCAAGACTACTACCATGAAATATTAGCAGTTATTAAATCTTTATCACCAAATACTATCTTTTATTGCATACAAGGACAAATTACAGTTTGGTTGATTAGTTTTTTCGGCAATACACAAAATATTGCAGAGGTTGGAGCTTTAAGTAGACTGGCTGTTATATTTTCTATCATTAATTCAGTAATAGCAGGTATAATCTCTCCCAGTTTTGCTCGTTGCCATTCAGTAACTTTGTTACACCGTAAATATTGGCAAATTGTAGGCATTTCTTGTTTTCTTGGTTTCTGTATATTAGTATTTATAGCTATTTTCCCTGTGCAGATACTTTGGCTCTTGGGCGAACAATACGCGCATTTACAGAATGAGTTATTTTTGATTGCATTAAGTACAATTTTTAGTCACGTAGTGGGAGTTATGTGGTCTTTAAATTGCTCAAAGGCATGGGTTTCTTATTCGTGGTTTTCAATTCCAAGTACACTTACTACTCAGATTGCTTTACTCTTCTTAATAAATTTATCTACTATTGAAGGAGTAATTATGTTTGGAATTCTTTCTAATATCCCCTCTTTGGCTTTGAATATAGTATTGATGTACAAAGGTTTAGCTTCTTACAAAGCTTTGGATTTTGAATAG
- a CDS encoding Uma2 family endonuclease: MFLTVEQLEAQLPDATQLLSDEPEMESSLHYLQLLLLVTCLEWLWRERNDYFIGANLTIYYSRQQLRNRDFRGPDFFLVQPTEKRPRKSWVVWEEEGKYPNLIIELLSDSTAGVDRTLKKELYQNQFRTPEYFWFSPDTLEFQGFRLSGQHYQEIMPNDAGWRWSEVLNLYIGIAEGKLRYFTSDGSIVPTPEEAAIQIQQQAQQAQQRAEQAESQLEQEQARAERLANQLKALGIEPDLDS; encoded by the coding sequence ATGTTCCTCACAGTCGAACAACTAGAAGCACAGCTACCCGATGCAACTCAGCTACTGAGTGACGAGCCAGAAATGGAAAGTTCTCTACATTATCTGCAACTATTGTTGTTGGTTACGTGCTTAGAATGGCTGTGGCGCGAGCGAAACGATTACTTTATCGGTGCTAACTTGACAATTTACTACAGCAGGCAGCAACTACGCAATCGCGATTTTCGAGGACCAGACTTTTTTCTAGTACAACCCACAGAGAAACGTCCGCGTAAATCGTGGGTGGTTTGGGAAGAAGAAGGCAAATACCCTAACTTAATTATTGAGTTACTTTCTGATTCTACGGCTGGAGTAGATCGCACGCTCAAAAAGGAGCTTTACCAAAATCAGTTTCGCACTCCAGAATACTTTTGGTTTTCCCCAGATACTTTAGAATTCCAAGGTTTTCGTCTTAGTGGTCAACACTATCAAGAAATCATGCCCAACGATGCAGGATGGCGTTGGAGCGAAGTGCTAAATCTGTATATAGGTATTGCTGAAGGTAAATTACGCTACTTTACATCGGATGGAAGCATAGTACCAACTCCTGAAGAAGCAGCTATACAGATACAACAACAAGCACAGCAGGCGCAACAACGTGCTGAGCAAGCAGAATCACAATTAGAGCAAGAGCAAGCGCGAGCAGAACGATTAGCTAATCAACTGAAAGCTTTAGGAATTGAGCCAGATTTAGATAGTTGA
- a CDS encoding glycosyltransferase, translating into MTSVISHNSSQHSSPITIVLPQLPPTICGVGDYTFNLVTAWSNISEFNYLVVRGLDESKAQYPQLAVHQLECNKELFVSQLKKLAPQQLLIQYSGYGFHSLGCPVWLSKALTQWRKDNDGKLVIIFHELWHKSPWWNKHFLLQEGLHRWSIKRLASIADSIFTTTSDYVEWLKSFSPQAAVKLLPVGSNIVPNQQRSHCATQPGVFVLFGMQGNRINTLQQVQSEIKKLYNSGRLKKLLLIGGGNSEELEIVEKELLEKTLPHNTYSCIGIASNQTISTILSQAEFGISTQSPQSFTKSGTFMAYAAHGLNILSPYASKQSQKPFCWLTHPSEFEQHSDFLNNSLKERSRNLQLWYNDTCNWSVIAQEIKDAFTS; encoded by the coding sequence ATGACATCAGTTATTTCTCATAACTCTAGCCAGCATTCATCGCCAATTACAATTGTATTACCTCAGTTACCGCCTACAATTTGTGGTGTAGGTGATTACACTTTTAATCTTGTTACAGCTTGGTCAAATATTTCAGAATTTAATTATTTAGTTGTTAGAGGTTTAGACGAATCAAAAGCTCAATATCCCCAACTCGCTGTCCATCAGCTTGAATGCAATAAAGAATTATTTGTATCTCAACTCAAAAAGCTAGCACCTCAACAGCTTCTAATTCAATATAGCGGTTATGGGTTTCATTCTTTAGGATGTCCAGTATGGTTATCAAAAGCATTAACTCAATGGCGAAAAGATAATGATGGAAAACTTGTCATTATCTTTCATGAACTTTGGCATAAATCTCCCTGGTGGAATAAACATTTTCTGCTACAAGAAGGATTACATCGTTGGAGTATCAAGCGCTTAGCAAGCATTGCTGACAGTATTTTTACGACGACTTCAGACTATGTAGAATGGTTGAAAAGTTTTTCTCCTCAAGCCGCAGTTAAGTTGCTACCTGTTGGCTCCAACATTGTACCTAATCAGCAGCGATCGCATTGCGCTACGCAACCTGGTGTTTTTGTGTTGTTCGGGATGCAAGGAAACCGTATTAATACGCTTCAGCAAGTGCAAAGCGAAATCAAAAAACTATACAATTCTGGGCGCTTGAAGAAACTATTATTAATTGGGGGAGGTAACAGCGAAGAGTTGGAAATAGTAGAGAAAGAACTCTTAGAAAAAACTCTTCCTCACAATACTTACTCTTGTATAGGAATTGCTTCTAACCAAACAATTTCAACAATTTTATCACAAGCTGAATTTGGAATTTCTACTCAAAGCCCGCAGAGTTTTACAAAGTCTGGCACGTTCATGGCATATGCTGCACATGGTCTGAATATCCTTTCGCCATATGCCTCAAAACAAAGCCAAAAACCTTTCTGCTGGTTAACACATCCCAGCGAATTTGAGCAGCATTCAGATTTTTTAAATAACTCTTTAAAAGAGCGATCGCGTAACTTACAGCTTTGGTACAACGACACCTGCAATTGGTCTGTAATTGCCCAAGAAATTAAAGATGCATTTACTTCATAA
- a CDS encoding glycosyltransferase, with protein MALLERFPDANILLQYAGRGYHKYGCPYWLPLALKQWRKKHPSQSLLVMFHELWASLPIWKKHFLTETLNSKITKELISLADAVGCLTLHQAERLRALVPSAKISWIPVGTNIIPTEFVDASFTQRSPKEFLIFGLQYTRLLTLQELSDSLKKLYSRGLLEQLHLIGPLETRWDSEEKQLLAEILPTHAVKFHGVIPPEKVSQFLHRVGFSIIGQPPENLTKSSTFMAFASHACNVISPYAATTAVEPVCYLTHPQELLQNKFSDVENDLAARGHNLWNWYKINADWQTNTNKIAKMLHNEDFLAIAS; from the coding sequence ATGGCTCTGCTAGAGCGTTTTCCTGATGCAAATATTCTCTTACAGTATGCAGGCAGAGGATATCACAAATACGGCTGTCCTTATTGGTTGCCCTTAGCACTTAAGCAGTGGCGCAAAAAGCATCCTTCACAGTCGCTTTTAGTTATGTTCCACGAATTATGGGCTTCTTTACCTATATGGAAAAAGCATTTTTTAACTGAAACTTTAAATAGCAAAATCACCAAGGAGTTGATTAGCTTAGCAGATGCGGTTGGTTGCCTGACACTGCATCAAGCTGAGCGGCTTAGAGCGCTTGTTCCTAGTGCCAAAATTTCTTGGATTCCTGTTGGTACAAATATTATACCAACTGAATTTGTAGATGCTAGTTTTACTCAGCGATCGCCAAAAGAGTTTTTAATATTTGGGCTACAGTATACGCGGCTATTGACATTACAAGAATTATCAGATTCACTGAAAAAATTATATAGCAGAGGATTACTTGAGCAACTGCATTTAATTGGTCCATTAGAAACGCGATGGGACTCAGAAGAAAAACAGCTTTTAGCAGAAATACTTCCTACGCACGCCGTTAAATTTCACGGCGTCATTCCTCCAGAAAAAGTCTCTCAATTCCTGCATCGTGTTGGCTTTAGTATTATTGGTCAGCCGCCAGAAAATCTAACAAAATCAAGTACTTTCATGGCTTTTGCAAGTCATGCGTGCAATGTGATATCGCCCTATGCTGCTACCACTGCGGTAGAACCAGTTTGTTATTTAACCCACCCGCAAGAGTTGTTACAAAACAAATTTAGTGATGTTGAAAACGATTTAGCTGCGCGGGGACATAATTTATGGAACTGGTACAAAATTAACGCCGATTGGCAAACCAATACGAACAAAATAGCAAAAATGTTGCATAATGAGGATTTTTTAGCGATCGCTAGCTGA
- a CDS encoding NAD-dependent epimerase/dehydratase family protein codes for MNLFLPKMNCFNTYSLFIKTMKEMNTFSTNKQSVLITGAAGFLGTYLAQVCVDAGYQIYGIDHKLPKNLELWTNFVQSSTSQVDFKAFLHNVELAVCFHLAGSALVAYSIQEPFQDFNKLLPGTAKLLEYIVRNQPQCHFILFSSAAVYGNPKVLPISETELPAPISPYGVHKQLAESLLQSYSAIYGITCSILRIFSAYGVGLRKQLFWDILSKYYEQAPQEQQSITLFGTGNESRDFIHGFDIARAAILVNQNPQPKQVQIINIANGQEVTIKDAAFNLFKSFPEEVKIHFNNQVRPGDPSRWVADISKLTAMNYKPTIKLSNGLGEYALWYRNQRYQEFVSVPQKLVQHAAPVELSSRK; via the coding sequence ATGAATCTCTTCTTGCCTAAGATGAATTGCTTCAATACTTATTCTCTATTTATCAAAACTATGAAGGAAATGAATACTTTCTCAACAAACAAACAGTCAGTTTTAATTACCGGAGCAGCAGGATTTTTAGGAACGTATTTAGCTCAAGTATGTGTTGATGCTGGTTATCAAATATATGGAATAGATCATAAGTTACCGAAGAACCTTGAACTTTGGACTAATTTTGTTCAAAGCTCTACTTCTCAAGTCGATTTTAAGGCTTTTCTACACAATGTTGAACTAGCTGTATGTTTCCATTTAGCAGGTTCAGCCTTAGTTGCTTACTCGATTCAAGAACCTTTTCAAGACTTTAATAAACTTCTACCTGGAACTGCAAAGCTACTTGAATACATTGTACGTAATCAGCCGCAGTGTCATTTTATTTTGTTTTCAAGTGCAGCAGTCTACGGGAATCCCAAGGTTTTGCCAATTTCAGAAACTGAGTTACCGGCTCCCATTTCACCGTATGGAGTTCATAAACAACTTGCTGAAAGCCTTCTCCAAAGCTATTCTGCGATTTATGGAATTACGTGTTCCATTTTAAGAATCTTCTCAGCTTACGGAGTTGGTCTTAGAAAACAGCTATTTTGGGATATTTTATCTAAGTACTACGAACAAGCACCACAGGAGCAGCAAAGTATTACTCTGTTTGGCACCGGTAACGAATCTCGTGATTTTATTCATGGGTTTGATATTGCTAGAGCAGCAATTTTAGTCAATCAAAATCCCCAACCCAAACAAGTTCAAATTATCAATATTGCTAACGGACAAGAAGTTACTATCAAAGATGCGGCATTTAATTTGTTCAAATCGTTTCCTGAAGAAGTAAAAATTCATTTTAATAATCAAGTTCGTCCAGGAGATCCATCTCGATGGGTCGCAGATATTTCTAAATTAACAGCAATGAATTACAAACCAACTATTAAATTAAGCAACGGATTAGGAGAATATGCACTTTGGTACAGAAATCAAAGATATCAAGAATTTGTGTCTGTTCCGCAAAAGCTTGTTCAGCATGCTGCACCTGTAGAACTTTCTTCTCGAAAATAA
- the hepC gene encoding heterocyst development glycosyltransferase HepC: protein MLKYKAVDSKLSILNQPRRIQLNSPRRQSQSVQGQLTIEQFQEFSLPASEIRQYIVESLEGSAVKKVCLNPQIGEAQLELWADAAAQARKPVFLRIAVMEALYKHDNSFPWLCKRLADFSAAALLLMLLSPLLLVLMLLVRLYSPGPIFFQQWRVGQSGKLFRIFKFRTMVADAETQHHQVMKNQQGLHKLKHDPRITPMGRWMRKLSLDELPQLINVLRGEMSLVGPRPWALYDALRLSPDGQKRLNALPGITGEWQVRARSHLLELDVVNEIDLEYLRNWSLYRDLKILLLTIPRVIFGVGAC, encoded by the coding sequence ATGCTCAAATATAAAGCCGTAGATAGTAAGTTATCTATTTTAAATCAGCCTAGGCGAATTCAACTTAATTCTCCGCGCCGTCAATCACAATCAGTTCAAGGACAATTGACAATCGAGCAATTTCAAGAGTTTTCTCTACCAGCATCCGAAATTAGGCAGTACATTGTAGAATCCCTAGAAGGTTCGGCGGTAAAAAAAGTATGCCTGAATCCACAAATCGGTGAAGCGCAACTAGAGTTATGGGCAGATGCAGCCGCGCAAGCACGAAAGCCTGTATTTCTACGTATAGCCGTGATGGAGGCGTTGTATAAACATGACAACTCATTTCCTTGGCTGTGCAAGCGCCTTGCTGATTTTAGTGCGGCGGCGTTGTTGTTGATGCTACTAAGTCCTTTGCTATTAGTACTCATGTTGCTAGTGCGGCTTTATTCGCCTGGACCAATTTTCTTTCAGCAGTGGCGTGTCGGGCAAAGTGGTAAGTTATTCCGCATCTTTAAATTTCGCACGATGGTTGCGGATGCTGAAACGCAACATCATCAAGTTATGAAAAATCAGCAGGGATTACACAAGCTGAAGCACGATCCTCGCATTACACCCATGGGGCGTTGGATGCGCAAACTAAGCTTAGATGAATTACCGCAACTCATTAACGTATTACGGGGAGAAATGAGTTTGGTAGGACCGCGCCCGTGGGCGTTATATGATGCACTGCGCTTGAGTCCTGACGGGCAAAAGCGACTCAATGCTTTACCAGGAATCACCGGAGAATGGCAAGTTCGCGCGCGATCGCACCTTTTAGAGTTAGATGTTGTCAATGAGATCGATCTAGAGTACTTACGCAATTGGAGTCTTTACCGAGACCTCAAAATTCTCCTGCTTACGATTCCTCGAGTGATCTTCGGCGTTGGTGCTTGTTAG
- a CDS encoding glycosyltransferase family 2 protein, with translation MNVLEIQISVALVTRNRPESLNRCLKSLRSQSVQPFEVIVSDDSDLEYATATEAIAKQWDCQYIKGPKRGLYANRNHAAQACKGTHVRTMDDDHEFPEDHFQILEAVVKADPLSIWILGESHYDQIDSTTGIAYLPGEIQPRGFSQLPRNLDDTCAISDGATIYPRAIFSSHHYLELFKFGNLYLEFGARLKALGYRIRYCPKTYIIHHYIHDKRSFNDQKMQQQTAFLAALLTYGCYLPNFFKYVECLSYFSLIGLISTLKIKDYHFNIFDLWRLWIVGRKYQELFNKQNYAQII, from the coding sequence ATGAACGTGTTGGAGATACAGATAAGTGTCGCGTTGGTTACTCGAAATCGCCCTGAGTCGCTAAATCGTTGCTTGAAAAGTTTGCGATCGCAGAGCGTTCAACCTTTTGAAGTTATAGTGTCAGACGATTCTGATTTAGAATATGCTACAGCAACAGAGGCGATCGCCAAACAGTGGGACTGCCAATACATTAAAGGACCTAAACGTGGACTATACGCCAATCGCAATCATGCTGCACAAGCTTGCAAAGGGACTCATGTGCGAACCATGGATGACGATCACGAGTTTCCTGAAGACCATTTTCAAATACTTGAAGCTGTAGTTAAAGCAGATCCTCTTAGTATTTGGATTCTGGGTGAAAGCCATTACGATCAAATAGATTCTACAACAGGAATAGCATATTTACCTGGAGAAATTCAACCTAGAGGATTTAGTCAACTTCCTCGCAATCTTGATGATACTTGTGCTATTAGTGATGGAGCGACGATTTATCCACGAGCTATTTTCTCTTCTCACCATTACTTAGAGTTATTTAAATTTGGTAATCTTTATTTAGAGTTTGGAGCACGATTGAAAGCCTTGGGATATCGGATTCGTTATTGCCCAAAAACATACATCATTCATCATTACATTCATGATAAACGTTCTTTCAATGATCAGAAAATGCAGCAGCAAACTGCTTTTTTAGCTGCACTTTTAACTTATGGTTGTTATTTACCTAACTTTTTTAAGTATGTAGAATGCTTAAGTTATTTTAGTTTGATAGGATTAATAAGTACCTTGAAAATCAAAGATTATCACTTTAATATTTTTGATTTGTGGAGATTGTGGATAGTAGGCAGAAAATACCAGGAGCTTTTTAACAAGCAAAACTATGCTCAAATTATTTAA